The following nucleotide sequence is from Pseudomonas putida S13.1.2.
CAGGCCAAGCTTGACCTCGAGCGTCAGCGCCTGCAGCTGGCTTTGCGTGAGGCCAAGCTGGCCAGCGTGCAGCAGCAGGGCAAGTGGGTCGAGTCGCAGATCGCTGCACTGGCTTCGGAGCAGACCGACCGTGGCCTGGTGATGACCCTGGGGGATGTGCTGTTCGATACTGGCCGTGCCGACCTGAAGAATTCGGCCAGCCGTACCGTGCTCAAGCTGGTGCAGTTTCTTCAGCTCAACCCGCGACGGGTGGTGCGTATCGAGGGTTATACCGACAGCACTGGCGCAGCCGAAGACAACCTGAAACTGTCTCGCGACCGGGCGCAGGCCGTGGCCGACATGTTGGTGGACCTTGGTATCGACGAAAAGCGCCTGCAGGTCGAGGGCTATGGCGACCAGTACCCGATCGAGGCCAATGCCTCTGAGCGGGGCAGGGCGCAGAACCGCCGGGTGGAGATCGTCTTCTCCGACGACAAGGGCAGGCTCGCGCCTGCGCGCTGATCGCTGGCGTGCGGAGGATGGCACCGGCTTTGCCGGTGTTCGCGGCTAAAGCCGCTCCCACAGGGGTAGTGTCAAGCCCAAGACATGTCCACAACCTGTAGGAGCGGCCTTGTGCCGCGAAAGGGCCGCAATGCGGCCCCGCTTTGTCGGCTTAGTCGTTTCGATAGCTGTCACGCTGTTGTATTGTCGACTATGTTGCATTCTGTCCCAGTACACTTTGCAACTGTTACGGTATCCTCTACCGTCACTGAGCCGCACAAGAACAACGAGCCTGCCGCCATGACCAACCTGCTGCTGTACCAGCGTATCGCCCAGCAACTGGCCGATGACATCCGTCGCGGTGTCTACCAGCCAGGCGAGCGGGTACCCTCCGTGCGCAAGATGAGTGCCCAGCTCAATGTCAGCCATGCAACGGTGCTGCAGGCCTATGCCAACCTCGAGGACCAGGGGCTGATCCGCGCGCGGCCGCAATCGGGCTACTACGTGCACCAGACGCCGGCCCTGACCGCGCAAACCCCGGACATTGCCCGGGTGGAGCGCCCCGGCCTGGTCACCCGCGCCAGCATCATCCAGCAAGTGCTGACCGAGGCGCGCCGTGACGGCGTGTTCCCGTTCGGCGCTGCGGTGCCGCATGTAGACTACCTGCCGGTCCGTGCCCTGCATCAGCAAATTGCCAAGGTCACCCGCTTTCACAGCCCGCGCGCGTTCAGCTACATGTTCAGCCCCGGCTTTGAGCCGTTGCGCCGGCAGATCGCCATTCGCATGCGCGATGCCGGGGTGCTGGTCGACCCCCGTGAAGTGATCGTGACCCATGGCTGCGTCGATGCCCTGCAAATGTCACTGCGCGTGCTGACCCGCCCAGGCGACCTGATCGCTGCCGAGTCGCCGACGTATTACGGCTTGCTGCAACTGGCCGACCTGCTGGGCCTGAAAGTGATTGAAATCCCCAGCGACCCGTCCACCGGGATCAGCCTTGAAGCCTTGCAACTGGCGGCCAACCAGTGGTCGATCAAGGCCCTGGTACTGACTGCCCGCCTGAGCAACCCGTTGGGCGGCACTGTTCCGGAAGAACGGCAAAAGCAGCTGCTGCGCCTGGCATCGGACTTTGACATCCAGATCGTCGAGGACGACATCTACGGCGAGTTGATGTTCGAGCAAGGCAAGACCAAGGCGCTGAAGGCATTCGACCGGCTGGACCGGGTGATCTACTGTTCAAGCTTCTCCAAGACCCTGTCCCCCGGTGTGCGCGTAGGCTGGATGATCGCTGGGCGCTATCAGGACGAAATTCAGCGCCTGCAGACCTTTACCACTCATTCGGCCTGCAGCGTGACGCAGATGGGGGTGGCGGCCTACCTGGAAAATGGCGGTTACGACCGGCACCTGCGTTACATCCGTCAGGAGTATCGCAAGAACCTCAGCGCCTATCAGTTGGCGGTGCAGCAGCACTTCCCCGAGGGCACCCAGATGACTCGGCCGACGGGCGGTTTCATCCTTTGGATAAGCCTGCCGGGGCGGGTCAATACCCAGGAGCTGCATGTGCGGGCGCTGGAGCAGGGCATCAGCATTGCGCCGGGGCTGATATTCAGTAACACAGAACAGTTCAACCACTGCATCCGTCTTAATTGCGGCATCCCGTGGAACAAGGAGGCCGAGCGGGCAGTGATTACGCTTGGTTTGCTGGCTCAGCAGTTGTGCAGGGAGCCTTCGCTCACACTTTTGTAAGGCTTGCCAGCCGCCTGTGGAACATGGAGCATACGCACCTTTAATGCCGGTCTGTCCATTTGCCATGATTGCTTTGCGCCGTTTTGCCCTGATCTTGTGCCTTGCACCGCTCTGCTACCCGGGCAGTCCAGCTTCGGCTGCGCAGCCGGCAAGCCAGGCGCAGGCAACTCAGGGCAAGCACGTGCAAAAAAAAGTGGCAGCCAAGCCCGCGCCGAAGCCGGTGGTGAAAAAGGCCGGCAGTAGCAAGGCCAAGGCGCATAAACCGGTAAGCAAGGCGATTGCCAAGCCATTGCCCAAGGCAAAGCTGGACCTCAGCCTGCCAGTCGATATGGTCGATACCCTCGAGCCGAATGTGGGCACCCCGTCGCCCATCCAGCGGCGCAAGCCTTTGCTGCCGCCCATGTTCACCGAAAAGCCGGAAACCGACAGCCCGTTCCAGCTTAATGGCCGGTTGATCAATAACGAAATGCAGCTGCAGTTGCGCAATGACAGCCGTCATGACGTGGAAGGGGCGGCGATCGATTTCGAGTATCGGCAGTAGCCGGGAACTGACTGCCGGGTCACGGCAGATTTCATCGTGCCAGCAATTTCAAACGCCTGTTTGAGCGGTTACTATCCAGGGACGTTCGTCCCGTTTTGTTCCAGGGAGTCCTGATTTTGGTGAATAGCCATGAACTGCCGTGAGGGTTGTGGTGCCTGCTGCATCGCCCCGTCCATCACTTCTGCGATGCCGCGCATGCCCAATGGCAAGCCGGCTGGCGAGCGCTGCCTGTACCTGACGGCTGCCAACCTTTGCGACCTGTTTGGCAAGCCCGAGCGGCCGGCGGTATGTGGCGGCTTCAAGGCGGATGTCGAGGTGTGCGGCAGTGACCGTGACGAGGCAATCAGGATTCTTGGCTGGTGGGAGCAGATGACGGCGGCGTGACAGGCTGGATCTTCGACAACAAGGATAAACATGATGAGATCGTTCAAGCGTATTGCACTGCTGTGTGGCGTGGGTGTTCTGCTGTCGCCTGCGGCCTGGGCCGAAAACTGGCAGGTGGCCAAGGACGAGGAGGGGATCAAGGTATCCCTCAGCGAAGTGGCGGGCTCCAAGTACAAGGCTTATCAGGGTGTCACCGTGATCAAGGCGCCGCTGGCCAAGGTGCAGGCCTTGCAGGAAGACGTGGTCGGGGCCTGCGCATGGATTCACGAGTGCAAGTCGCAGAAGCTGCTCAAGCATGACGGCGACCAGAGCTGGACCTACACCCAGTTCAATACACCATGGCCGGTAACGCCGCGAGATTCGATTCTGCACGTGACTACTGTCAAGGGAGCGGACGGCAGCCTGGTGCGTAACCTGAAGGAAGACCCGACCTATCTACCGGAAGAGAAGGGCTTTGTGCGGGTAGCCAAGGTTGAGGGCTTCTGGAAGCTGGTGCCCAAGGGCGACAGTACAGAGGTGACCTACCAGGTGCACACAGAGCCGGGTGGTAGCGTGCCGGCGATGGTGGCCAACAAGTTCGTGGTGGACGCGCCGTTCAATACCCTGAAAGGCTTGCGGGAGCGGGCTGAGAAAAACTGAGGTTTAACGCGGTGCTCCCGCAAGGGTCGAACTGCGGCCATCAGGACTTGGAATAAAAAAGGCTGCCCGAAGGCAGCCTTTTTGCGTTCGGCTAAAAAGCTTACTTGCGGTCTTTCAGTGCAGCGATGTCGC
It contains:
- a CDS encoding START domain-containing protein; amino-acid sequence: MRSFKRIALLCGVGVLLSPAAWAENWQVAKDEEGIKVSLSEVAGSKYKAYQGVTVIKAPLAKVQALQEDVVGACAWIHECKSQKLLKHDGDQSWTYTQFNTPWPVTPRDSILHVTTVKGADGSLVRNLKEDPTYLPEEKGFVRVAKVEGFWKLVPKGDSTEVTYQVHTEPGGSVPAMVANKFVVDAPFNTLKGLRERAEKN
- a CDS encoding PLP-dependent aminotransferase family protein produces the protein MTNLLLYQRIAQQLADDIRRGVYQPGERVPSVRKMSAQLNVSHATVLQAYANLEDQGLIRARPQSGYYVHQTPALTAQTPDIARVERPGLVTRASIIQQVLTEARRDGVFPFGAAVPHVDYLPVRALHQQIAKVTRFHSPRAFSYMFSPGFEPLRRQIAIRMRDAGVLVDPREVIVTHGCVDALQMSLRVLTRPGDLIAAESPTYYGLLQLADLLGLKVIEIPSDPSTGISLEALQLAANQWSIKALVLTARLSNPLGGTVPEERQKQLLRLASDFDIQIVEDDIYGELMFEQGKTKALKAFDRLDRVIYCSSFSKTLSPGVRVGWMIAGRYQDEIQRLQTFTTHSACSVTQMGVAAYLENGGYDRHLRYIRQEYRKNLSAYQLAVQQHFPEGTQMTRPTGGFILWISLPGRVNTQELHVRALEQGISIAPGLIFSNTEQFNHCIRLNCGIPWNKEAERAVITLGLLAQQLCREPSLTLL
- a CDS encoding OmpA family protein, producing the protein MIRRTPLAALALLALAAGLQGCASQRSAAALDEASATFAKVKDDSAVLRSAPRDVIRAGESLARAERLSSYIGTGSDVRHYAYLSQRYSEIASEHAKLALNQERQAKLDLERQRLQLALREAKLASVQQQGKWVESQIAALASEQTDRGLVMTLGDVLFDTGRADLKNSASRTVLKLVQFLQLNPRRVVRIEGYTDSTGAAEDNLKLSRDRAQAVADMLVDLGIDEKRLQVEGYGDQYPIEANASERGRAQNRRVEIVFSDDKGRLAPAR
- a CDS encoding YkgJ family cysteine cluster protein, whose amino-acid sequence is MNCREGCGACCIAPSITSAMPRMPNGKPAGERCLYLTAANLCDLFGKPERPAVCGGFKADVEVCGSDRDEAIRILGWWEQMTAA